DNA sequence from the Vicia villosa cultivar HV-30 ecotype Madison, WI linkage group LG3, Vvil1.0, whole genome shotgun sequence genome:
ACCCATATATCTCGAGTCGTTGAAGCGTGTGAGATATTGATGTGTATATTTGGTTTTGTCCCATTGATCAACCAAGGTGTCGCCATTGAATCTACCTTCTCCCAGACATGGTATACTTCATATTGACTTGATGGTTTCCCGACGCTTCCATCAATGAAACCAAGTTTCGTCTTTACACGCAAAGCCGTCTTGTTTGATCTTGACCGTGTGCAGTAATTCTCTCCATTCAGCATTGCTATCACGAGTGGAATTCATGTAAAAGTAAAAAGTACGTTATATATAGCATTTTGGCCTATCGGGACAGAGTATGTTGGACCGGACCTTTTGACACCAGACCTTTTGACAGCTCTTGTTTCAAATTTGGAGGTACGCTTACTCTCCAATATCTCCTCCAAATCGAAACCTTACTCGGATGCCATAATAGAAAGTTAACTTAAAGGTACGTTATATTTTTGTGGTGAACaacaattaaacaataatacagAATATGCATTTATATATAGACTGATGGTTTATCCTTCAAATGCTGGGAAATAGGATTAATCCTAACTAAATAACAAACCTTAAAATAGGATTAACCCAAACAAACTAAATAACAAACTATTAAATATATCACTAATACAAAAAGTTTAAGTGATATGCTATAGGCATTACAACTTACAAGCATCAATACAATTGTTACGTATTATATGGTCAGTTACAGAAGAATGTAGGAAGCTGTAGATTTGAAGTACAAAAGCGACATTAAATAATACAGGCTATAAAGGTTGTTTAAAGAGCTGAGTATTATTATCTGCAACCAAATGTTAATGATCTCAAACAATAACAACTCTATTGAAGTCTAGTAGTAAGACCAACAGGTTGCAGTGCAAGAAGAACTTTGACAGGCTCCATCTTATTGCTGGAAAGAGCACTGGGTTAATTCAGGATCAAGAGAGGAAGGGGTTGTAAACACTTCCCAACTTAGTATGTAGTAGAAAGTGATCACATCAAACTTTATGTCACGGTTGACAAAAACGTCCATAATTTCACATGAAAATAAGCAAGATGAGCTCCACtgctaaaatatatattttttcttctcttttcacaTTTCAACCTTTTGGCAAAGCAGCAAACACAAGTTTACCTCTGAAAAGTGATTGGCATAAAAAATTCCTGCTGCTCATACTGCTCAAACAACTTCCTGACTCTCAAACACATATGTTACAAGGGTAAACTGAAGCCCTTTTGGTGTACAAATCAAGTTGACAGGAGAGAAACCATTGCGTTCGCAGATTCTGGTCCATCATTATTCACACTTGGTATAATGTTATCGGGAGATACGAAATTTAGAAACTCTTTGAGTTCTGTAAAGCTGGAATGCTCGCTGTAAGGAACTTCATACCTAAAAAAAATATTGGTTGGTTAATACTAAATAGttcaacaaacttaagcaatgcAAGCAAACTGTTTTTCCGACTATCTTTGTGCGCCTATAGACAAGTTCAGTGGATATGAATCAAAATGCACCATTGAGATCAGGGATTTGGCATAACAAGGTCTATTGAACCAAAAGAAGAGAGAGCGAGTATGTGATTCAAGATTTCAACCGTAAGTATATAATCATAAATCTAAAAGATTCTAGTGATAAAGTAAATTAAAGTGTCACCTTATGATAGTACCCTGCTGCCACCTTCTTCCAGGAGACTTCTTTTTACCTTTGCCAAATGTCCAACCAGTAGGAGAGAAAGCAACTATAAGACTGAACCGACTCTGAGTAAAGAAAATACATCTGGTAATTAGAAATGTGAAATTCGAAGTTAAATGATACATAATTCAGTTCTAACAATCCAATACGAAAGCTGTAAAACTAATTAGCAAGTAGACCAAGTAGCAGCCATGGATTCTTTATCAGCCACCAAGCATTTTGTCATGGAATGGTTATCAGACAAAAGATCAGACTGAAGTAGTAAAGAATATTAGTATCTGTAGCTATATATGTGTTGTACATAAACGTGAATACTTTAAGATATGTTCCTTGTCAACATTGAACATCAGAGAGCTAGCATATAATGGTTTTGATAGAGAAACAGGCAGCAGCATGCACTCACCGCATATTGACTTGATATGTGCTTCAATCTTTTGAAGCTTGCGAGTGTCCACATAGGGGCAACATGAATATTGCTTTCATGCTCATTTGAAGTAAACCACTGCATATCCTCCTCAGTAAATTCTAAACATTGTAAAAGGCGTAATTTTGCTGCAGTCACGTAAACCTTTTTGCGAAGCGAACGAGCAACCTCCAAGAATAGCCTTTCTTTTCCTATAGAAACATAATAAAACACAAGGTGTGGTCATTTTTTCTCATTAGTCTTCATGTAGTTGGGCAAAGGGCAATATTATAACAAAAGCAAGTGGCTAAATACTTAAAAGCTATAAAACTACAGCATATTCAAACAAATAttaaagagaaaagataaccatTGTTAAGTATAATCATAAATAGCCAGAAAGAGAGATGACTTGAGCTCTACCAATTGTATAGCTGCCAATTAGAAAAAGAGTCTTGGGATTAAAAGCTTCTGCTTGGATGGCATCAATAACAAATTGTATTACAGCCTCTTGTTTTGGAAAATCATACTGCAATGAAACGTATTACAAATCTTCAACATATTTTTGTCACTAAAACATTagacaaattattattattattatgattattagtagtagtagtagtagtataaGCTTGAATATCTTGATCTTATAATAACGATATAAGAACAAATTAGTAAATGGTGAAGACTGTCAGAGACAGTCATGAACATAGGCATGCTGAGAGTTTATTAAAATGAGGAGATATCATACTAGCCAGTTGTAAGTCATAACATTCATTAGTACATTTAGAATATTGGATTATCTTAAAAAGGTTTTTAGGATATCATTTTTATATCTTTATTTGTCAACAGCTACGATGTATAACTTATGAGAAAGAccctaaatatttatttttgtaattaaaaactatcttaaattttttaacatatttCTAATTATAAAACAAccttattaaaataaaagaaaaaatggtTCAAATATTCATTGCGGTTAGTTAATGGAAAATAGCTGGAACTGTAAGAGAATTGTCACCACAATGCTACACTCCAAGTAAATAGTTGGAACCATAAGAGAATCCGAGGCCTCTGAGAAACCATTGATTCAAGAAAACTTGTCAGGTTAGAAATtgaaaatcaattcatttttacaATATCTCAAGTAGCAGGAGTATAATGTCTTGACTAGTTAGCTAAATCATGTCATGGACATAAATAAAATGAACTTAAGTTCCAAAGCAAAAACTTAATAAGTCGTGTTCATTATTCAAATATGGACTCACCTGTGGATTGCAGTATGTGGTATCAAGAATTAAAGTATTAATAGGACGTATCTGCAGGAAAGGGTTGTTTGCCATTTCTTCACTATAACGAAAATCGCCTGTATGAAGTACCACCTAAATAAACAGAAAACTAGCTAGTAAGTTCTAACAAAAAAAAGTGCAGCCAGCAAACAATAATTAAACTGATTAGGAAGACAGTCCAAGCCACACCTGACCATTAGGAGGTTGAAAGAGTATTATTATGGAACCTGGACAGTGGTTAGCATCCAAGCAAGTCACGCCAATACCAGCTATTTCAACCTTTTGGTTTAGAGGCAAAATATGTAATTTATCATATGGAATCCCTATGTTCATATTTAGAAGTCTAGCTGTAACAGAGGAGCAATAGATCTTTCCATGATTGAACGACTTGGTGAGACCTTGATAATCTGCATTCACAAATGAGAGCCAACAGCCAAAGACCAAATTGGAAGTCTGATTAAAATAGTCTGCTCATAAGGAGCTAAACAcctgaaattttttttttatttgtagttTTAACTTTTGAGTCTCCAATGAGTTTATCTTGTGTCCTAAAACACAAATTTTTTGTAAGGGAACGGGCATCAGAACACCCAAAAGTAGTTTAGAAAAAAGACAATCCACCCTTTCATACAACATATTTCTTCTATTCTTTATTATAAGCAAACTTAGATTTTCTAGattcattaaataaataatgtatgtAGACTATATACAGGCTAAATACATCAATTATTCaatctaaaaagttaaaatttgcttataataaagAATAAAGGGAGTGTATATTTATGCTTTCGTCTGTCAGACACACAGCACTATCTCTCACTCTTGTGACTGTGTCATTCGCGCAGAACACATAGCACACCACTTGTCAAAAACTATTTTGTTACCAAAATGTCCATGATGCATAAGCTTGATCCATCAATATGTAACTGTGAATATACAATCTCAAGAGTGATTGAATAAATTAATCATATGACCAAAGTTGAGTACTATGAAAAGAAAACATACAAAATCAAAAAATGTAGTAAGCTGGCATGTGTTCATGGAGACCTATGTCAAAGTTATTTAGAGCTTACAGTCTGCGTGCCTATTAAATACTAGTATAGGTAAGTTTTTAATTCTTAAAAGCCAAAACATCAAATCTAAACTGTAATTAAAGTTCAATGAAAACAACACTTGAATTAATTAGAATTTAGAGGTTAACCAGATTGAAACAGTTCATGAATATAAAAAAAGGATCCATAAATGTATGTAAATATTACATAGACATAAAAACACATTTGTTGCAAGAAATCAGTAACTGGACCAAAAATTTCTAAATGGTAAAGGTTAATTGTCTAATACATGCAAAAACAGACTTACGGTCCATGTGAAAGTGTGTAAGAAACCAGTGGGAACAATCTCCTCTTAGGTATTTGAAAGCGTCCTGCATAAATTAGATGTGTTGCTCAGACAATCAGATCCATATCAAAAAAAGATATGGCAAAAACCGTGATGAAATACCATAAGTTTCTTAATCCTCGTAGTTTACTATCTATCTACAGATGAATTCATTGTAAACACATTTTTTATCCATCTTATGTTTTTTCCTAGTTCAGCATGTCAATATAAACATGATTGAGAGGTATGCTCAGCTTGAATTGTCGTCCAAGTGGCCAGTAATCATTTTCTTGACTGGATCCGATAAATTAATTACCAAGCACCGCACATAAAAACCCATTTTTCCTGAGCAATAGTGCATcaaaaaaagtttatttttagACAAGTTAGAAAAAGCCTTCTTTCTAGCGATAAATTATCCACAATGTCCTAGAGGAATGCATCAAAGGAGAGTACACAAAACATATAAACATGTATAAAATAGAATATTACTTACCACACGGAAAGGTGTTCCTTGTATGGTACACCATTTAGGAACATCACGAGTCTTTGTACTTATTGACATATTTTTTGCTTTGCGCTTACGACCAGAAATTGAGCCACTGTTTTTCACTTCAGGTTGTTCTACAGGAGGGGCAGAAACTTTCTTCTCATTGGTAGCAAATCCCGGAAAATATTGAGTGATCAATTTGTTTGCCACTGGTTTAACAGTACCGTCTACTTTTCGTTCAGATTTATCATGTTGCGATCTGACATTCTGATTTCTAATCCTTCTGGGCTCTACCCCAGAATTCTCATTATTTTCATTT
Encoded proteins:
- the LOC131660709 gene encoding DNA cross-link repair protein SNM1-like gives rise to the protein MANLDHTHFSDDDDNDDFELPLTQPLSLSNNQRPSKKPKTKTTPFPGKENIPPFSPIHNPIHNHSDSYDIGNCSLDFIPSTLDSDATVQGVCSSVSELKKDSKHAYSNNSLESKLVVSRSNVFGYGESSSKGSLHDEFDGSVGCPLCGDDISDLTEEERNFHTNQCLDKTGEDDALPSDEMGAQFGMKDSPVVDWIRGLGLAKYEEVFVREEVDWDTLQWLTEEDLLNMGISALGPRKKIVHALSELRRGIVPSNENNENSGVEPRRIRNQNVRSQHDKSERKVDGTVKPVANKLITQYFPGFATNEKKVSAPPVEQPEVKNSGSISGRKRKAKNMSISTKTRDVPKWCTIQGTPFRVDAFKYLRGDCSHWFLTHFHMDHYQGLTKSFNHGKIYCSSVTARLLNMNIGIPYDKLHILPLNQKVEIAGIGVTCLDANHCPGSIIILFQPPNGQVVLHTGDFRYSEEMANNPFLQIRPINTLILDTTYCNPQYDFPKQEAVIQFVIDAIQAEAFNPKTLFLIGSYTIGKERLFLEVARSLRKKVYVTAAKLRLLQCLEFTEEDMQWFTSNEHESNIHVAPMWTLASFKRLKHISSQYASRFSLIVAFSPTGWTFGKGKKKSPGRRWQQGTIIRYEVPYSEHSSFTELKEFLNFVSPDNIIPSVNNDGPESANAMVSLLST